From Corvus moneduloides isolate bCorMon1 chromosome 2, bCorMon1.pri, whole genome shotgun sequence, one genomic window encodes:
- the P2RY2 gene encoding P2Y purinoceptor 2 yields the protein MENLMTPPAWTRVTNSSLDPGGTDDNPYKCVFDEDFKYVLLPVSYGIVCVVGLFLNLLALYSFIFRIKTWNASTTYMFNLAISDTLYVVSLPLLVYYYAMGDNWPFSVGLCKIVRFLFYTNLYCSILFLLCISIHRFLGICFPLKSLQWGHVRHARRVSVVVWVVTVVCQSPVLFFVTTSVKGDTITCHDTSSKDLFGQFVIYSSVMLVLLFCIPFLIIIVCYCLMARRLLQPTRGISRLSRSKKKSVKMIIIVLVVFIVCFLPFHVTRTLYYSFRSWDLSCETLNAINLAYKVTRPLASTNSCLDPILYFLAGQRFMKFAGNKMLGKPQNEVALGIVPNSHLGTSSDTDTLSKDLKS from the coding sequence ATGGAGAACCTCATGACTCCTCCAGCCTGGACCAGAGTCACCAACAGCTCCTTGGACCCTGGTGGCACAGATGACAACCCCTACAAGTGCGTATTTGATGAGGACTTCAAATACGTCCTGCTGCCCGTCTCCTATGGCATCGTGTGTGTGGTGGGGCTCTTTCTCAACCTGCTGGCCCTCTACTCCTTCATCTTCAGGATCAAGACCTGGAACGCCTCCACCACCTACATGTTCAACCTGGCCATATCCGACACGCTCTACGTGgtctccctgcccctcctggTGTATTATTACGCCATGGGGGACAACTGGCCCTTCAGCGTGGGGCTGTGTAAGATCGTCCGCTTCTTGTTCTACACCAACCTCTACTGCAGCATCCTCTTCCTGCTGTGCATCAGCATCCATCGATTCCTGGGCATCTGCTTCCCGCTGAAGTCGCTGCAGTGGGGCCACGTGCGCCACGCCCGCAGGGTGTCGGTCGTGGTGTGGGTGGTGACCGTGGTGTGCCAGTCCCCCGTGCTCTTCTTCGTCACCACCAGCGTCAAGGGTGACACCATCACCTGCCACGACACGTCCAGCAAGGACCTCTTTGGCCAGTTTGTCATTTACAGCTCGGtgatgctggtgctgctcttctGCATCCCTTTCCTCATCATCATCGTCTGCTACTGCCTGATGGCCCGGCGGCTGCTGCAGCCCACCCGGGGCATTTCCCGCCTGTCCCGCTCCAAAAAGAAGTCGGTGAAGATGATCATCATCGTCTTGGTGGTCTtcattgtttgttttcttcccttccatgTCACTCGTACCTTGTACTACTCCTTCCGGAGCTGGGACCTGAGCTGTGAGACCCTCAATGCCATCAATTTAGCCTACAAGGTGACTCGTCCCCTCGCCAGCACCAACAGCTGCTTGGATCccattttgtatttcttagCAGGGCAGCGATTTATGAAGTTTGCAGGCAACAAAATGCTAGGGAAGCCTCAGAACGAGGTGGCACTGGGCATCGTGCCCAACAGTCACCTGGGAACCAGCAGTGACACGGACACGCTCTCCAAGGATCTGAAATCCTAg